Proteins encoded in a region of the Streptomyces sp. PCS3-D2 genome:
- a CDS encoding metal-sensitive transcriptional regulator, which produces MTTIEAEGSGAVSGTAATPGTPHDAGAVHGYHHQKDEHLKRLRRIEGQIRGLQRLVDEDVYCIDILTQVSASTKALQSFALQLLEEHLRHCVADAAVKGGAEIDAKVEEATKAIARLLRT; this is translated from the coding sequence ATGACGACCATCGAGGCGGAGGGCTCCGGAGCCGTGTCCGGTACGGCGGCCACCCCGGGCACCCCCCACGACGCCGGGGCCGTCCACGGCTACCACCACCAGAAGGACGAGCACCTCAAACGACTGCGCCGGATCGAGGGGCAGATCCGCGGCCTCCAGCGCCTCGTCGACGAGGACGTCTACTGCATCGACATACTCACCCAGGTCTCGGCGAGCACGAAGGCGCTCCAGTCCTTCGCGCTCCAGCTGCTGGAGGAGCACCTGCGCCACTGCGTCGCCGACGCCGCGGTCAAGGGCGGGGCCGAGATCGACGCCAAGGTCGAGGAGGCCACCAAGGCCATCGCGCGGCTGCTGCGCACCTGA